Proteins found in one Triticum urartu cultivar G1812 chromosome 4, Tu2.1, whole genome shotgun sequence genomic segment:
- the LOC125554061 gene encoding expansin-A24-like produces the protein MASAPARAIAVVALMFACSGLAMAADKAPTWLRAHATFYGGADASDTMGGACGYGNLYSAGYGTRTAALSQALFNDGASCGQCYKIACDRKLADPMFCKPGVTVTITATNLCPPNYALPSDNGGWCNPPRPHFDMAQPAWEKIGVYKGGIIPVMYQRVPCVKKGGVRFKIAGHDYFNLVNVFNVAADGSIKSMDIKSSDSDTWAPMARNWGANWQSLANLTGKMLSFRLTSTDGRTLVFNNIVPAGWTFGQTFASKLQF, from the exons ATGGCGTCGGCTCCAGCTCGAGCTATTGCGGTGGTGGCTCTCATGTTCGCGTGCTCTGGGTTGGCCATGGCCGCGGACAAAGCACCGACATGGCTGAGGGCGCATGCCACGTTCTACGGCGGCGCTGATGCCTCCGACACCATGG GTGGGGCGTGTGGATACGGCAACCTGTACTCGGCGGGCTACGGGACGCGGACGGCGGCGCTGAGCCAGGCGCTCTTCAACGACGGCGCGTCATGCGGTCAGTGCTACAAGATTGCTTGTGACCGCAAGCTTGCGGACCCGATGTTCTGCAAACCCGGTGTCACCGTGACAATCACGGCCACGAACCTCTGCCCGCCTAACTATGCACTCCCGAGTGACAATGGAGGATGGTGCAATCCTCCGAGACCGCACTTCGACATGGCGCAGCCGGCCTGGGAGAAGATTGGTGTCTACAAGGGTGGCATCATCCCTGTCATGTACCAGAG GGTTCCATGCGTGAAGAAGGGTGGGGTGCGGTTCAAGATTGCTGGTCACGATTATTTTAACCTAGTTAACGTGTTCAACGTCGCAGCAGACGGCTCGATCAAATCCATGGATATCAAGAGCTCTGACTCAGACACATGGGCGCCAATGGCTCGTAACTGGGGCGCGAACTGGCAATCTCTAGCTAATCTTACCGGGAAGATGCTCTCATTCAGATTGACCAGCACGGATGGGCGGACGCTTGTGTTTAACAATATTGTGCCGGCTGGATGGACATTTGGGCAAACATTTGCGAGCAAATTACAGTTTTAA